The genomic interval GGCCCTCGACCCGCGCGGATGGTCGCTCGCCGTCCGGGTGGTGTCGGTGACCGTGCTGCTGTCGACCGTGGCGATCCTCGCGGTCGGCGCGTACCTGTCCTCCGTGATCACCGACGGGCTGTTCGAGCAGCGTCGGGACCGGGTGGTCGCGGAGTCGCTGAGCGCGCGGGAGGGCCTGCGCGACAGCCTGCAGGAGGCCTCGGGCCGTACCGCGACCCAGCGCCTGGACGCCGTGACCCAGTTCGTCCAGACGGCGCGGGCCGGCAGCGGCGTCGGCGCCGACCGCGAGATCGCGATCGTGCCCGTCGGCGCCGAGGGCAGCGTCTCCCAGATCAGCACCGATCCGTCCCTCCAGGAGCTCGTCGACGCCGACTTCTCCGCCGCCGTGGGCCGCTCGCCCGACCGGATCAGCTACAAGAGCGTGGCCATCCCCGGCGACGGACGCGACGAGCCCGGGCTGCTCCTGGGCACGCGCGTGACGGTCGCCGGCGCGGGCAGCTACGACCTGTTCCTGCTGTACTCCCTCGAGCCCGAGCAGGAGACCCTCACCTTCATCCAGCGCGTGATCGCGGGGGGCGGCCTCGTGCTGCTCGCCCTCATGGTCGGCATCGCGATCGTGGTGGCGCGCCTCGTGTCGACGCCCCTGCGTCGCGCCGCGCTCGCCGCCGAGCGCATCGCGACGGGGGACCTGTCCAGCCGCGTGGTCGTCTCCGGCGCCGACGAGCTCGCGCGCGTGGGCACGTCCTTCAACGAGATGGCGGAGATCCTGCAGCGCCAAGTCTCGGACCTCACGGAGCTCTCGCGCGTCCAGCAGCGCTTCGTCTCGGACGTCTCCCATGAGCTGCGCACGCCGCTGACCACGATCCGGATGGCCGCCTCGGTCCTCCACGACCAGCGCGGCTCCTTCTCCCCGGACGTCGAGCGGACCGTCGAGCTGCTGTCGACGCAGGTGACCCGCTTCGACTCCCTGCTCGAGGAGCTGCTGGAGATCTCCCGCTTCGACGCGGGCGCCGCCGTGCTCGAGGCCGTCGACACCGACCTGGGCGATCTCGCCCGCCGCGCGATCGCCGACGTCGGCGCGCTCGCCGCGACCCGCGGCTGCGAGATCCGCCTCGAGTGCGGTCCCGGTTCCCTGCACGCCGTCGTCGACCCCCGCCGGATCGACCGGATCCTGCGCAACCTGCTCACCAACGCCCTCGAGCACGGCCCGGGCAGACCCGTGCGCGTCGAGGTCGCCGGCGACGCGGACGCCGTCGCGGTCGTCGTCCAGGACTCCGGTCCCGGCATCTCGCCGCGCGACGCGGCCCGGGTCTTCGACCGCTTCTGGCGCGCCGACCCCTCGCGCGCCCGGACGATCGGCGGCACCGGGCTGGGCCTCGCGATCTCGGTCGAGGACGCCCATCTGCACGACGGCTGGCTGCAGGCCTGGGGGCAGGTGGGCGCCGGCGCGGTGTTCCGCCTCACCCTGCCCCGCCGCCCCGGGGCCACGCTCGCCCGCTCCCCGCTCCCGCTCGAACGGGCGCTCGGGCCCGACGCCCCCTCGGGCATCCCCTCCGGGCTCGCCGCCCCGTCCGACCCCTGGGCGCCCGCGGAGACGGCGACACCGACCGGCCTGCCCGACCTCGGCGACCACGACCCCGCAGGAGGAGAGCATGCCCGCTGACCGTCCGTGCCCTGCGCGCCGCGTCGTCCTCCGCCTCGGGGCGGCGGGCGCGGTCGCGGCGACCGCCGCGTGCGCCCGGATCCCGCGCAGCTCCTCGGTCGACTCGACGCCCGTCGGCGATGCGCAGGACGTCGGCGCGCCCTACGTGCAGCCGCGCCCGCCCGCCGACGGCGCGAGCCCCGTCGAGATCGTGACGGGATTCGTGCAGGCCGGCGTCGGCATCGACGACGACTTCGCGGTCGCCCGCTCCTATCTCACGGCCGACGCGCGCCGGAGCTGGGAGCCGACCGCCGCCGTGACGGTGTACTCGGGGGGCCAGGAGTTCGACGCCGCGTCCACCGGCACCGGGAGCGTCAAGCTGTCCGTCGAGGCCGTGGCCCAGGTCGACGCCCAGGGCGTGCGCACCGTGCTGGCCGCGACCTCGGCGCGGGAGATCGACATCGCCCTCGAGCAGGTCGACGGGCAGTGGCGGATCAGCCGCCCGCCGGCCGGGATCTTCCTGTCCGAGCAGGCCTTCGAGATCCTGTTCACCCCGGGGCGGCTGTACTTCCCCGAGCCCCGCCGGCGCCACCTCGTGCCCGACGTGCGCTGGGTGACCTCGCAGGGGCAGGCGGCGGCGCTGCTCCGCCAGCTCGGCGGCGGCCCGGCCCCGTGGCTCGCCGCGGCGGTCGCCTCGGCCGTGCCCGCCGCCCTCGGGACCGAGCGCAGCACCGTCTCGACGGACCGTCTGGGCGCCGTGCAGGTCACGCTCCCGGCCGCGATCGCGGCGATGGACCGCCAGGAGCGCGCCGTCGCGCTGGCCCAGATCACCGCGACCCTGCGCTCCCTG from Brachybacterium huguangmaarense carries:
- the mtrB gene encoding MtrAB system histidine kinase MtrB, whose product is MRGLPLRLARALDPRGWSLAVRVVSVTVLLSTVAILAVGAYLSSVITDGLFEQRRDRVVAESLSAREGLRDSLQEASGRTATQRLDAVTQFVQTARAGSGVGADREIAIVPVGAEGSVSQISTDPSLQELVDADFSAAVGRSPDRISYKSVAIPGDGRDEPGLLLGTRVTVAGAGSYDLFLLYSLEPEQETLTFIQRVIAGGGLVLLALMVGIAIVVARLVSTPLRRAALAAERIATGDLSSRVVVSGADELARVGTSFNEMAEILQRQVSDLTELSRVQQRFVSDVSHELRTPLTTIRMAASVLHDQRGSFSPDVERTVELLSTQVTRFDSLLEELLEISRFDAGAAVLEAVDTDLGDLARRAIADVGALAATRGCEIRLECGPGSLHAVVDPRRIDRILRNLLTNALEHGPGRPVRVEVAGDADAVAVVVQDSGPGISPRDAARVFDRFWRADPSRARTIGGTGLGLAISVEDAHLHDGWLQAWGQVGAGAVFRLTLPRRPGATLARSPLPLERALGPDAPSGIPSGLAAPSDPWAPAETATPTGLPDLGDHDPAGGEHAR